A section of the Microbacterium forte genome encodes:
- a CDS encoding gluconokinase: MMSVNAPVLVFMGVASTGKSTVAAMLAGRLGWAFEEGDDLHPEANVAKMAAGHALDDDDRWPWLDLIAEWIDERIEAGEPGIVTCSALKRSYRDVLRRDAVTFVHFAGERDLILDRMLRREGHFMPTTLLDSQFATLEPLEDDERAIEIDIALTPAEQAAQIASRLRLHPDY, encoded by the coding sequence ATGATGTCCGTCAACGCACCCGTCCTCGTCTTCATGGGCGTCGCCAGCACCGGCAAATCGACCGTCGCCGCCATGCTCGCCGGACGCCTCGGCTGGGCCTTCGAAGAAGGCGACGATCTGCACCCCGAGGCGAACGTCGCCAAGATGGCCGCTGGCCATGCGCTCGACGACGACGACCGCTGGCCGTGGCTCGACCTCATCGCCGAATGGATCGACGAGCGCATCGAGGCCGGCGAGCCCGGCATCGTCACCTGCTCGGCCCTGAAGCGCAGCTACCGCGACGTCCTGCGCCGAGATGCGGTCACGTTCGTGCACTTCGCGGGCGAGCGCGACCTGATCCTCGATCGGATGCTGCGCAGGGAAGGCCACTTCATGCCGACGACCCTTCTCGACTCGCAGTTCGCCACCCTGGAGCCGCTGGAAGACGACGAGAGGGCGATCGAGATCGACATCGCTCTGACGCCCGCCGAGCAGGCCGCACAGATCGCCTCGCGGCTGCGCCTGCACCCCGACTACTGA
- a CDS encoding heme-binding protein: MTDQTRLAQLEKEHVELVVRRFDRADAWRLGRSIAERALAQGAPVAVDVRTASGVLFHASLPGATADNDAWVQKKAATALRFETSTALLEARVASGGRDMFEPGWLDPVTYAVAGGAVPVRVEGVGVVAVATVSGLPSADDHDLVVEGITALGLLVG, from the coding sequence ATGACTGACCAGACGAGGCTCGCACAGCTGGAGAAGGAGCACGTCGAACTGGTCGTGCGGCGATTCGACCGAGCGGACGCGTGGCGACTCGGGCGCTCCATAGCCGAGCGCGCGCTGGCTCAGGGAGCTCCCGTCGCGGTCGATGTGCGCACTGCGTCGGGCGTCCTGTTCCACGCGTCGCTGCCTGGCGCGACGGCTGACAACGACGCCTGGGTGCAGAAGAAGGCAGCGACCGCCCTGAGGTTCGAGACCAGCACTGCGCTGCTCGAAGCACGTGTCGCCAGCGGCGGGCGCGACATGTTCGAGCCGGGATGGCTCGACCCCGTCACGTATGCGGTCGCCGGTGGCGCGGTCCCCGTCCGTGTCGAAGGGGTGGGCGTCGTCGCCGTCGCGACGGTGTCGGGGCTTCCCTCAGCGGATGATCACGACCTCGTCGTCGAGGGGATCACGGCGCTGGGACTGCTCGTCGGGTGA
- a CDS encoding FHA domain-containing protein yields MIRLDIDLQVEQTSPDGGPPTRFSVRAEGQEVVVSLESTPGLGSMSRRDLTQLVPLADGLARRGIRVRVEGPRGTLVQFGDVRSGPMGRAIAGSSHIKLGHLSTLLSEAQHRERGSGFRLPVPPSTPFPLVPTVARRVRRRVTTTHYIPGSGRPRLIFAVGSGDWNSSRPREFDLLPGRTVIGSGPDADLRLEGLEARHAEVRHNEDDEYVLYSYAATGGGRPNLPHSTENARILRTGSRIEIGPWRLAYYREEFADHGRPFGGRQGGEYEFQKQQPVRPYGSGELG; encoded by the coding sequence ATGATTCGCCTCGATATCGACCTGCAGGTCGAGCAGACCAGCCCCGACGGCGGCCCTCCGACACGGTTCAGCGTCAGGGCTGAGGGTCAGGAGGTCGTCGTCTCCCTTGAATCCACCCCTGGACTCGGAAGCATGAGCCGTCGAGACCTGACTCAGCTCGTGCCGCTCGCCGATGGGCTCGCGCGACGCGGAATCCGTGTGCGTGTGGAAGGGCCGCGGGGGACTCTCGTTCAGTTCGGGGATGTGAGATCGGGGCCCATGGGCCGGGCGATCGCCGGATCCTCGCACATCAAGCTGGGGCATCTCTCGACGCTCCTGTCGGAGGCGCAGCATCGGGAACGCGGGAGCGGCTTCCGGCTTCCCGTCCCTCCGTCGACGCCGTTTCCCCTCGTCCCCACAGTCGCCCGGAGAGTTCGGCGGCGAGTCACGACGACCCATTACATTCCCGGCTCCGGTCGTCCGCGGTTGATCTTCGCGGTCGGATCAGGCGACTGGAACTCCAGCAGGCCGCGTGAGTTCGACCTGCTCCCGGGGCGCACCGTCATCGGTTCCGGACCGGACGCCGACCTCCGGTTGGAGGGACTCGAAGCCCGCCACGCCGAAGTCCGTCACAATGAGGACGACGAGTATGTCCTCTACTCGTATGCGGCGACCGGCGGCGGCCGACCGAATCTGCCGCACAGCACGGAGAACGCCAGGATCCTGCGCACCGGATCTCGCATCGAGATAGGGCCATGGCGCCTGGCGTACTACCGCGAGGAGTTCGCCGACCATGGGCGTCCCTTCGGCGGACGCCAGGGAGGCGAGTACGAGTTCCAGAAGCAGCAACCGGTGCGTCCGTACGGATCGGGCGAGCTCGGCTGA
- a CDS encoding MarR family winged helix-turn-helix transcriptional regulator: MQASEGPSPEAERAAFAPARPATALLRDFLELSELFESSLADELGVNPTDLQVMEHLIMSGPLAPTELARRVGLSAGATTTSVDRLVALGHVSREPRPNDRRGILVAPRPESRDKAMGRLIPMIMGVDAELDSFTPQEQDVITRYLRRVTESLRAHAGADPPAPR, encoded by the coding sequence ATGCAAGCGAGCGAGGGTCCATCACCGGAGGCCGAGAGAGCGGCGTTCGCGCCTGCCCGACCGGCGACGGCGCTGCTGCGGGACTTCCTCGAACTCAGTGAGCTGTTCGAGTCCTCCCTCGCCGACGAGCTGGGCGTCAATCCCACCGACCTCCAGGTCATGGAGCACCTGATCATGAGCGGGCCGCTCGCTCCGACCGAGCTCGCTCGGAGAGTGGGGCTCTCTGCGGGAGCGACCACCACGTCCGTCGATCGACTCGTCGCGCTCGGGCATGTGTCTCGAGAGCCTCGGCCGAACGATCGTCGCGGCATCCTCGTCGCTCCCCGCCCCGAGTCGCGCGACAAAGCGATGGGTCGCCTGATCCCCATGATCATGGGTGTCGATGCGGAGCTGGACTCCTTTACGCCACAGGAACAGGATGTGATCACCAGGTATCTCCGACGGGTCACTGAGTCACTGCGCGCACACGCCGGCGCCGATCCACCGGCTCCACGCTGA
- a CDS encoding MMPL family transporter, with protein sequence MSALTRFLTSAKTSWIILVVTAVAAAALFALAGSEESETAPSVGLPSSAESVKVDELLEEFTSAEATSALVVFAAEDGELDADTLALINEKAFGDLADLSRDGAVPPAQISDDGTVALVIVPLEPEPDVAAQSDRAQEIRDISAADIDGVRVYLTGAEGFEVDIAAVFDGADFTLLLTTVIVVAVLLLITYRSPWLWIVPLVVIGLADALAGIVARQVAGAVGIQLDASITGILSVLVFGAGTNYALLLIARYRDELRLHEDRREAMQRALRGAGPAIIASGSTVALALLTLLLAEIAGNRALGLACAVGILVAMFFALFVLPAALVLFGRGLFWPYIPRFNSPDAISRSVWGKLGRGVSKRPVLVASVGFVALGAMASGLLFVQTGLSQNDRFLQKPEAVQGQEVLADAFSAGTTSPAIVVVPLDDADAAAAALGDLDGVDSATMGETTDELARIDVTLDASAETEAAFATVERMRDALDDVGSGEGLVGGLDSQALDVADAQARDQALLIPLILALVFVVLVLLLRAFVAPLLLLIAVVASFFSAIGLSWWLFQSPLFEFPAIDTNVLLFSFLFLVALGVDYSIFLVTRAKEEAAHLGTTQGMIRALAATGAVITSAGILLAAVFAVLGVLPLITLTQIGIIVCIGVLIDTLLVRTVIVPALAFITKDSFWWPRRPPLSDAEATRNGADALSAEQRPDVVSVG encoded by the coding sequence GTGAGTGCTCTGACCCGTTTCCTGACGTCCGCCAAGACGTCGTGGATCATCCTCGTCGTGACCGCCGTCGCAGCCGCCGCGCTCTTCGCGCTCGCGGGGAGCGAGGAGTCCGAAACCGCCCCTTCCGTGGGGCTCCCCTCGTCGGCGGAATCGGTCAAGGTCGATGAGCTTCTGGAGGAGTTCACGAGTGCGGAGGCGACCTCTGCGCTCGTCGTGTTCGCCGCCGAAGATGGCGAGCTGGACGCTGACACCCTCGCTCTGATCAATGAGAAAGCCTTCGGCGATCTGGCGGATCTCTCACGCGACGGTGCCGTCCCACCCGCGCAGATCTCAGACGACGGAACGGTCGCACTGGTGATCGTGCCCCTCGAGCCGGAGCCCGACGTCGCCGCACAGTCCGACCGCGCACAGGAGATCCGCGACATCTCCGCCGCAGACATCGATGGGGTACGCGTCTATCTGACCGGCGCAGAGGGTTTCGAAGTCGACATCGCCGCTGTCTTCGACGGAGCGGACTTCACCCTGCTGCTCACCACCGTCATCGTCGTCGCGGTGCTTCTTCTGATCACCTACCGGAGCCCCTGGCTGTGGATCGTCCCACTGGTCGTCATCGGGCTGGCAGACGCCCTCGCCGGGATCGTCGCGCGACAGGTGGCCGGCGCCGTAGGCATCCAGCTCGACGCGTCGATCACCGGCATCCTGTCGGTGCTCGTCTTCGGCGCGGGAACGAACTACGCACTCCTGCTCATCGCCCGATACCGGGATGAACTGCGGTTGCACGAGGATCGCAGGGAAGCCATGCAACGGGCTCTTCGCGGAGCGGGTCCCGCAATCATCGCCAGCGGATCGACCGTCGCTCTCGCTCTTCTCACGCTGCTCCTCGCCGAGATCGCCGGCAACCGCGCGCTGGGGCTGGCGTGCGCCGTGGGAATTCTCGTCGCCATGTTCTTCGCTCTCTTCGTGCTCCCCGCCGCCCTGGTGCTGTTCGGTCGCGGTCTCTTCTGGCCCTACATCCCCCGGTTCAACTCGCCCGATGCCATCTCGCGCAGCGTCTGGGGCAAGCTCGGTCGCGGAGTGTCCAAGCGACCGGTCCTGGTGGCATCCGTCGGCTTCGTGGCGCTCGGAGCAATGGCCAGCGGCCTGCTGTTCGTCCAGACCGGGCTGTCGCAGAATGACCGTTTCCTGCAGAAGCCTGAGGCGGTGCAGGGTCAGGAGGTTCTCGCTGACGCGTTCTCGGCGGGAACCACCTCCCCCGCTATCGTCGTCGTTCCTCTCGATGATGCGGACGCAGCCGCCGCTGCCCTCGGAGATCTCGACGGCGTCGATTCGGCGACCATGGGAGAGACGACGGATGAGCTGGCGCGGATCGATGTCACCCTCGATGCCAGCGCCGAGACCGAGGCGGCGTTCGCGACAGTCGAGCGCATGCGCGACGCCCTCGACGACGTCGGATCCGGCGAGGGCCTCGTCGGTGGCCTCGACTCTCAGGCGCTCGATGTCGCCGATGCGCAGGCTCGCGACCAGGCGCTCCTCATCCCGCTCATCCTTGCGCTGGTCTTCGTCGTCCTCGTCCTTCTCCTTCGGGCGTTCGTCGCTCCGTTGCTGCTTCTGATCGCCGTCGTGGCCAGCTTCTTCTCGGCCATCGGGCTGAGCTGGTGGCTCTTCCAATCCCCGCTCTTCGAGTTCCCCGCCATCGACACGAACGTGCTGCTGTTCAGCTTCCTGTTCCTCGTCGCGCTCGGCGTCGACTACAGCATCTTCCTCGTCACTCGAGCGAAGGAGGAGGCCGCGCACCTCGGGACCACGCAGGGAATGATCCGCGCTCTCGCCGCGACGGGCGCCGTGATCACCAGCGCCGGCATCCTGCTGGCCGCGGTGTTCGCCGTGCTCGGAGTCCTGCCACTCATCACGCTGACGCAGATCGGCATCATCGTCTGCATCGGCGTGCTGATCGATACTCTTCTCGTGCGAACCGTCATCGTCCCGGCGCTCGCCTTCATCACCAAAGACAGCTTCTGGTGGCCGCGCCGTCCGCCGCTTTCCGATGCCGAGGCCACCCGGAACGGTGCCGACGCGCTCTCCGCCGAGCAGAGGCCTGACGTCGTGAGCGTCGGCTAG